The proteins below are encoded in one region of bacterium:
- the iolO gene encoding 5-keto-L-gluconate epimerase, with protein MKLAYAISASPTRFAAVAQGQDVAASIRHLARLGYQGVELAIRDPAMVNIDEIADVVREEGIVVPAIGTGQAYLEEGLALTAPDPATRELAVARLEAQVPLAGRLGAFLILGLIHGPIPPDTDRERATEWLLAGLARLSRRAAAHGVRIVIEPINRYESNWLNTVDEVMTLIGRLGADGVGVLPDTFHMNIEERDIVTALERARPRLWHVHVADSNRRAPGAGHLSFGAIIAHLRALDYRGAVSAEILQDPSFEIAAAHTIRVLRPLLDPE; from the coding sequence ATGAAGCTCGCGTACGCGATTTCTGCGTCCCCGACCCGTTTTGCGGCGGTCGCGCAGGGCCAAGACGTCGCTGCGTCGATCCGGCACCTGGCCCGGCTCGGATACCAGGGGGTCGAGCTCGCGATTCGGGATCCTGCCATGGTGAATATTGACGAGATCGCGGACGTCGTGCGCGAGGAGGGCATCGTGGTCCCCGCGATCGGCACCGGTCAGGCCTACCTCGAGGAAGGCCTGGCCCTCACCGCTCCCGACCCCGCCACGAGGGAACTGGCGGTGGCCCGGCTCGAAGCGCAGGTGCCGTTGGCCGGTCGCCTCGGGGCGTTCCTGATCCTCGGCCTGATCCACGGCCCGATTCCCCCCGACACCGACCGCGAGCGCGCCACGGAGTGGCTGCTGGCGGGCCTTGCCCGCCTGAGCCGGCGGGCGGCGGCGCACGGCGTCCGAATCGTGATCGAGCCGATCAACCGGTACGAGAGCAACTGGCTCAACACCGTGGACGAGGTCATGACCCTGATCGGCCGGCTGGGCGCGGATGGGGTCGGGGTGCTGCCCGATACGTTCCACATGAACATCGAGGAGCGGGACATCGTAACCGCGCTCGAGCGGGCCCGTCCTCGTCTGTGGCACGTCCACGTGGCGGACTCGAACCGCCGGGCACCGGGTGCGGGCCACCTCTCGTTTGGGGCGATCATCGCGCACCTGCGCGCGCTCGACTACCGCGGCGCCGTATCCGCGGAGATCCTCCAAGACCCGAGTTTCGAAATCGCGGCCGCGCACACGATCCGCGTCCTGCGTCCGCTCCTCGATCCGGAGTAG
- a CDS encoding RidA family protein, translating to MIAQIIAHGEEDPGEDAEKRSGVAGIQRIRLEGVLPPPVSHYCDAVRAGDSLCISGIVAMDKDGRVVGKGDAARQAEQIFEHIGRVLAHVGADFSKITSVLIHLTSMDDRARINPVRIRVFGEHRPASTLVQITSLIHPDLLVEVTCTAYLGP from the coding sequence ATGATCGCCCAAATTATAGCACATGGGGAAGAGGACCCCGGGGAAGACGCAGAGAAGCGGTCGGGCGTGGCCGGGATCCAGCGCATTCGCCTCGAAGGCGTGCTTCCTCCGCCGGTCAGCCACTACTGCGATGCGGTGCGGGCCGGGGATTCCCTGTGTATCTCCGGGATCGTGGCGATGGACAAGGATGGGCGGGTCGTTGGGAAGGGGGACGCGGCGCGGCAGGCGGAGCAGATCTTCGAGCACATTGGCCGCGTGCTGGCGCACGTCGGAGCCGACTTCTCAAAGATTACGAGCGTCCTGATTCACCTCACCAGCATGGACGACCGCGCCCGCATCAACCCGGTGCGCATCCGGGTCTTCGGCGAGCACCGGCCGGCCAGCACGCTCGTGCAGATCACCTCGCTGATTCATCCGGATCTCCTCGTCGAGGTGACGTGTACGGCCTACCTCGGGCCGTAG
- a CDS encoding TIM barrel protein, which produces MHESWHRYLRLGIVHFMAFPQTLRGEGPIVETLRQIAGDEFFTAIELGWVNDAKERAAAAALLRESHLSVGFGAQSALLVTKSNLNALEEPERKKAVVLVQRCIDQAAELGAKRVAVLSGPYPGAADEERAKGRLVESLLDLCVYGRGRGIGITLETFDRTIEKKALAGPTRLCVEISEAVRRDFPEFGLMLDLSHIPLVGEGIRECLTIGRDQLVHAHIGNCVMRDRAHPAYGDQHPRFGIDGGENDTPEVIEFVRCLFDVGFLGGAERPFLSFEVKPLPNETPEAVIAGTKRVFQEAWAQV; this is translated from the coding sequence TTGCATGAGTCCTGGCACCGGTATCTCCGCTTGGGGATCGTGCACTTCATGGCGTTCCCCCAGACGTTACGGGGTGAGGGACCGATCGTGGAGACCCTCAGGCAGATCGCGGGGGACGAGTTCTTCACCGCGATCGAATTGGGCTGGGTCAACGACGCGAAGGAGCGGGCTGCGGCGGCGGCGCTCCTGCGCGAGAGCCATCTCAGCGTAGGGTTCGGCGCGCAGTCGGCCCTGCTCGTCACCAAGTCCAACCTCAACGCGCTCGAAGAGCCGGAGCGCAAGAAGGCCGTGGTCCTCGTCCAGCGGTGCATCGATCAGGCGGCTGAACTCGGGGCGAAGCGGGTGGCTGTGCTGAGCGGTCCGTATCCCGGCGCGGCGGACGAGGAGCGGGCGAAGGGACGCCTGGTCGAGTCTCTGCTCGACCTCTGCGTCTACGGCCGCGGCCGAGGAATCGGGATCACACTGGAGACCTTTGATCGAACGATTGAGAAGAAGGCGCTGGCGGGACCCACGCGGCTCTGCGTCGAGATCTCGGAAGCCGTCCGCCGGGACTTCCCGGAGTTCGGGCTGATGCTGGACCTCAGCCACATCCCGCTGGTGGGCGAGGGGATTCGGGAGTGCCTGACGATCGGGCGCGACCAGCTCGTGCATGCGCACATCGGCAACTGCGTCATGCGGGACCGCGCCCACCCCGCGTACGGCGATCAGCACCCGCGGTTCGGCATCGATGGAGGCGAGAACGATACGCCCGAGGTGATCGAGTTCGTACGGTGCCTGTTCGACGTCGGGTTCCTCGGCGGGGCGGAGCGGCCGTTCCTGAGCTTCGAGGTCAAGCCACTCCCCAACGAAACTCCCGAGGCGGTGATCGCCGGGACGAAACGCGTGTTCCAAGAGGCTTGGGCGCAAGTGTAA
- a CDS encoding FGGY family carbohydrate kinase, which translates to MATSPHILTLDLGTSACKASLFTVAGSVAAQRSVEYETFHPAPGWAEQDPGAWWDAALAGIHGLPIEGRRTVIAIGLSSHRGGVVPIDARGRPLGRCIIWMDRRSVEQTEMLVRTFGRERLHRVTGLVPDTEFTAGKLLWLRTHDPDVFRAAALYLQPRDYLYFRLTGAPATDYTLASRTMLLDITRREWWEEGCAFVGVAPAAFPPIYASAAAPHHITGEVARALGVPPGVPVALGAGDRPCEVLGSGAGDGWIMVSTGTTTNVSAPVRGACDAIDPRVMYSAHAIEGMHVLEQGMSGSGAILRWFRDRVLGGHHDDRSLDTLAQDIAPGADGLLFLPFMMGARATRWNPDARGVWFGLNEMHGAGAMIRSIMEGVAFELRACLDLLEGMGVRIRGLLAVGGGARSGLWNQIFADVSEREVVAPQQTDAASLGAMLLAAAATGQVADLAGAPRRANPPASSFLPRPDAAATYRTLYSKYNQLYEALRPVFAELPTARGRPYTSPRRGDPDESAR; encoded by the coding sequence ATGGCCACCTCGCCCCATATCCTGACCCTCGACCTCGGGACCTCGGCCTGCAAGGCATCCCTGTTTACGGTTGCAGGAAGCGTGGCCGCCCAGAGGAGCGTCGAGTACGAGACGTTCCATCCCGCGCCGGGATGGGCCGAGCAGGATCCCGGGGCGTGGTGGGACGCCGCCCTGGCCGGAATCCACGGGCTTCCGATAGAGGGTCGCCGGACCGTCATCGCGATCGGCCTCTCTAGTCACCGTGGAGGCGTCGTCCCGATCGACGCCCGGGGCCGGCCGCTCGGTCGCTGCATCATCTGGATGGACCGGCGCTCCGTCGAGCAGACGGAGATGCTGGTCCGGACGTTTGGCCGTGAGCGGCTCCATCGGGTGACCGGCCTCGTGCCCGACACCGAGTTTACCGCCGGCAAGCTCCTCTGGCTGCGGACGCACGATCCCGACGTCTTTCGGGCCGCCGCGCTGTACCTGCAGCCCCGCGACTACCTCTACTTTCGTCTGACCGGCGCGCCCGCGACCGATTACACCCTGGCGTCCAGGACGATGCTGCTGGACATCACCCGGCGGGAGTGGTGGGAGGAGGGATGCGCATTCGTGGGGGTCGCGCCGGCCGCATTCCCACCTATCTATGCCTCCGCCGCGGCGCCGCACCACATCACCGGGGAAGTCGCGCGCGCGTTGGGCGTGCCCCCGGGCGTGCCCGTGGCGTTGGGTGCCGGGGATCGCCCGTGCGAAGTGCTGGGGTCGGGCGCAGGCGATGGATGGATCATGGTATCGACCGGGACGACGACCAACGTCTCCGCACCGGTCCGCGGGGCGTGTGATGCGATCGACCCTCGAGTGATGTACTCGGCGCACGCCATCGAGGGGATGCACGTGCTCGAACAGGGGATGTCCGGGTCAGGAGCGATCCTCCGATGGTTTCGAGACCGGGTGCTCGGCGGACATCACGACGACCGCTCTCTCGACACACTGGCTCAAGACATTGCCCCGGGCGCGGACGGTCTGCTCTTCCTCCCGTTCATGATGGGCGCCCGCGCCACTCGCTGGAACCCGGACGCGCGCGGGGTGTGGTTCGGCCTGAACGAGATGCACGGCGCCGGCGCGATGATCCGCAGCATCATGGAAGGCGTCGCGTTCGAGCTTCGAGCCTGCCTCGACCTGCTCGAAGGGATGGGGGTACGAATCCGAGGACTCCTCGCCGTCGGCGGCGGCGCGCGCAGCGGTCTGTGGAACCAGATCTTCGCCGATGTCTCCGAGCGCGAAGTGGTGGCGCCGCAGCAGACGGATGCGGCATCGCTCGGCGCAATGCTGCTTGCCGCAGCGGCGACGGGTCAGGTCGCCGACCTCGCGGGTGCTCCCAGGCGCGCGAACCCTCCGGCCTCGAGCTTCCTGCCGCGTCCGGATGCCGCCGCCACCTACCGCACCCTCTACTCGAAGTACAATCAATTGTACGAGGCCCTTCGCCCCGTGTTCGCGGAGCTGCCTACGGCCCGAGGTAGGCCGTACACGTCACCTCGACGAGGAGATCCGGATGAATCAGCGAGGTGA
- a CDS encoding D-glycerate dehydrogenase, with translation MSKPRIYITRPLPAAAMRILEGQVEYHMWDRENEAVRRETLLREIVDVDGIICLITEKMDAEAIERAHRCRVIAQVAVGYDNIDVAAATRRGIYVTNTPGVLTETTADMGWAILMATARRVVEGDKFTRSGRWKTWELMGFTGQDVWGATLGIIGLGRIGAAIARRAKGFAMPILYHNRNRAEALEAELGARYVSLDDLLRQSDFVMISVALTSDTRHLIGERELGLMKPSAILVNIARGPIVDQRALYRALVDRKIWAAGLDVFEVEPVPMDEPLLRLDNVVVPPHLGSGSIVTRTKMATMAAENCLAGTTGKIPPNVVNPEAKEHR, from the coding sequence ATGAGCAAGCCACGCATCTATATCACACGACCCCTGCCCGCCGCGGCCATGCGGATCTTGGAGGGGCAGGTCGAGTACCATATGTGGGACCGTGAAAACGAGGCGGTGCGTAGGGAGACCCTCCTTCGGGAGATCGTCGACGTCGACGGGATCATCTGCCTCATCACCGAGAAGATGGACGCGGAGGCGATCGAGCGCGCGCACCGCTGCCGGGTGATCGCTCAGGTCGCCGTGGGCTACGACAATATCGATGTGGCCGCGGCCACCCGCCGCGGGATCTATGTGACCAATACGCCCGGCGTCCTCACCGAGACCACGGCGGACATGGGCTGGGCGATCCTGATGGCCACAGCCCGCCGCGTCGTGGAGGGAGACAAGTTCACCCGCTCCGGCCGCTGGAAGACCTGGGAGCTCATGGGGTTTACCGGGCAGGACGTCTGGGGCGCGACGCTGGGGATCATCGGCCTGGGACGGATCGGGGCCGCGATCGCCCGAAGGGCGAAGGGGTTCGCGATGCCGATCCTCTACCACAACCGAAACCGGGCCGAGGCCCTCGAGGCTGAACTGGGCGCCCGGTACGTGTCGTTGGACGATCTGCTGCGGCAGTCCGACTTCGTGATGATCAGCGTGGCCCTGACCTCGGACACCCGCCACCTGATCGGGGAACGGGAACTGGGCTTGATGAAGCCGTCCGCGATCTTGGTGAACATCGCGCGCGGCCCGATCGTCGACCAACGCGCGCTGTACCGGGCGCTCGTGGACCGCAAGATCTGGGCCGCGGGGCTGGACGTGTTCGAGGTCGAACCCGTGCCCATGGACGAGCCGCTGCTGCGGCTCGATAACGTCGTCGTGCCACCCCACCTCGGGAGCGGGAGCATCGTCACGCGGACCAAGATGGCGACGATGGCGGCCGAAAACTGCCTGGCCGGAACGACGGGGAAGATCCCTCCCAACGTCGTGAACCCCGAGGCCAAGGAGCACCGCTGA